One window from the genome of Saimiri boliviensis isolate mSaiBol1 chromosome 2, mSaiBol1.pri, whole genome shotgun sequence encodes:
- the AP5M1 gene encoding AP-5 complex subunit mu-1 isoform X1: protein MAQRAVWLISHEPGTPLRGAVRFSRRYPTVEKRARVFNGASYVPIPEDGPFLKALLFELRLLDDDKDFVESRDSCSRINKTSIYGLLVGGEELWPVVAFLKNDMIYACVPLVEQTLSPRPPLISVSGVSQGFELLFGIQDFLYLGQKNDNELNTKLSQLPDLLLQACPFGTVLDANLQNSLDNTNFASVTQPQKQPAWKPGTYKGKPQVSISITEKVKSMQYDKQDVADTWQVVGTVTCKCDLEGIMPNVTISLSLPTNGSPLQDILVHPCVTSLDSAILTSSSIDAVDDSAFSGPYKFPFTPPLESFNLCYYTSQVPVPPILGFYQMKEEEVQLRITVNLKLHESVKNNFEFCEAHIPFFNRGPITHLEYKTSFGQLEVFREKSLLIWIIGQKFPKSMEISLSGTVTFGAKSHEKQPFDPICIGETAYLKLHFRILDYTLTGCYADQHSVQVFASGKPKISACRKLISSDYYIWNSKAPAPVTYGSLLL from the exons ATGGCTCAGCGGGCAGTGTGGCTCATAAGCCACGAACCGGGAACTCCACTTCGTGGCGCTGTGAGATTCTCCAG ACGGTATCCAACCGTTGAAAAACGAGCCAGAGTCTTCAACGGAGCAAGTTATGTGCCTATTCCTGAAGATGGTCCCTTTCTTAAAGCACTGCTCTTTGAACTTAGATTATTGGATGATGATAAGGACTTCGTGGAGAGTCGTGATAGCTGTTCACGCATCAATAAAACATCCATCTATGGACTCCTGGTAGGAGGTGAAGAACTCTGGCCAGTTGTTGCTTTTCTGAAGAATGACATGATATATGCTTGTGTTCCACTAGTGGAACAAACTCTGTCCCCTCGTCCACCATTAATTAGTGTTAGTGGAGTTTCACAAGGCTTTGAACTTCTTTTTGGAATACAGGATTTTCTCTATTTAGGTCAAAAAAATGACAATGAGCTAAATACAAAATTGAGCCAGTTGCCTGACTTGCTTCTGCAGGCCTGTCCATTCGGTACTGTATTAGATGCCAACTTACAGAATTCATTAGATAATACCAATTTTGCATCTGTGACTCAGCCACAGAAACAGCCAGCTTGGAAACCTGGAACTTACAAAGGAAAACCACAAGTTTCTATTTCTATCACCGAGAAAGTAAAATCCATGCAATATGATAAACAGGATGTAGCAGATACCTGGCAAGTTGTTGGAACAGTGACTTGCAAG TGCGATTTGGAAGGAATCATGCCAAATGTTACCATCAGCTTGAGTCTCCCCACCAATGGATCTCCACTTCAAGATATTCTAGTTCATCCTTGTGTAACTTCTCTTGACTCTGCAATTCTGACTTCTAGTAGCATTGATGCAGTGGATGACTCTGCATTTAGTGGGCCTTACAAATTTCCATTCACTCCACCTTTAGAGTCATTCAACTTATGCTACTACACTTCCCAG gTCCCTGTCCCACCAATTTTGGGTTTTTATCAAATGAAGGAGGAAGAAGTACAACTAAGAATAACTGTTAATTTAAAACTTCATGAaagtgtgaaaaataattttgaattctgTGAAGCTCATATACCTTTTTTCAATAG aggtcCAATTACACATTTGGAATACAAAACTAGTTTTGGCCAGCTTGAAGTATTTCGAGAGAAAAGCTTATTGATCTGGATTATTG GCCAGAAGTTCCCAAAATCAATGGAAATTAGTCTTTCTGGAACTGTAACTTTTGGAGCCAAGAGCCATGAGAAGCAGCCATTTGACCCAATTTGTATTGGAGAAACAGCATATTTAAAG CTTCACTTTAGGATCTTGGATTACACACTTACTGGGTGTTATGCAGATCAGCATTCGGTTCAAGTTTTTGCGTCAGGAAAACCAAAAATAAGTGCAT gCCGGAAACTAATTTCTTCTGATTATTACATCTGGAATTCTAAAGCCCCTGCTCCAGTAACTTATGGATCATTATTACTGTAA
- the AP5M1 gene encoding AP-5 complex subunit mu-1 isoform X2, whose amino-acid sequence MAQRAVWLISHEPGTPLRGAVRFSRRYPTVEKRARVFNGASYVPIPEDGPFLKALLFELRLLDDDKDFVESRDSCSRINKTSIYGLLVGGEELWPVVAFLKNDMIYACVPLVEQTLSPRPPLISVSGVSQGFELLFGIQDFLYLGQKNDNELNTKLSQLPDLLLQACPFGTVLDANLQNSLDNTNFASVTQPQKQPAWKPGTYKGKPQVSISITEKVKSMQYDKQDVADTWQVVGTVTCKCDLEGIMPNVTISLSLPTNGSPLQDILVHPCVTSLDSAILTSSSIDAVDDSAFSGPYKFPFTPPLESFNLCYYTSQVPVPPILGFYQMKEEEVQLRITVNLKLHESVKNNFEFCEAHIPFFNRGPITHLEYKTSFGQLEVFREKSLLIWIIGQKFPKSMEISLSGTVTFGAKSHEKQPFDPICIGETAYLKLHFRILDYTLTGCYADQHSVQVFASGKPKISA is encoded by the exons ATGGCTCAGCGGGCAGTGTGGCTCATAAGCCACGAACCGGGAACTCCACTTCGTGGCGCTGTGAGATTCTCCAG ACGGTATCCAACCGTTGAAAAACGAGCCAGAGTCTTCAACGGAGCAAGTTATGTGCCTATTCCTGAAGATGGTCCCTTTCTTAAAGCACTGCTCTTTGAACTTAGATTATTGGATGATGATAAGGACTTCGTGGAGAGTCGTGATAGCTGTTCACGCATCAATAAAACATCCATCTATGGACTCCTGGTAGGAGGTGAAGAACTCTGGCCAGTTGTTGCTTTTCTGAAGAATGACATGATATATGCTTGTGTTCCACTAGTGGAACAAACTCTGTCCCCTCGTCCACCATTAATTAGTGTTAGTGGAGTTTCACAAGGCTTTGAACTTCTTTTTGGAATACAGGATTTTCTCTATTTAGGTCAAAAAAATGACAATGAGCTAAATACAAAATTGAGCCAGTTGCCTGACTTGCTTCTGCAGGCCTGTCCATTCGGTACTGTATTAGATGCCAACTTACAGAATTCATTAGATAATACCAATTTTGCATCTGTGACTCAGCCACAGAAACAGCCAGCTTGGAAACCTGGAACTTACAAAGGAAAACCACAAGTTTCTATTTCTATCACCGAGAAAGTAAAATCCATGCAATATGATAAACAGGATGTAGCAGATACCTGGCAAGTTGTTGGAACAGTGACTTGCAAG TGCGATTTGGAAGGAATCATGCCAAATGTTACCATCAGCTTGAGTCTCCCCACCAATGGATCTCCACTTCAAGATATTCTAGTTCATCCTTGTGTAACTTCTCTTGACTCTGCAATTCTGACTTCTAGTAGCATTGATGCAGTGGATGACTCTGCATTTAGTGGGCCTTACAAATTTCCATTCACTCCACCTTTAGAGTCATTCAACTTATGCTACTACACTTCCCAG gTCCCTGTCCCACCAATTTTGGGTTTTTATCAAATGAAGGAGGAAGAAGTACAACTAAGAATAACTGTTAATTTAAAACTTCATGAaagtgtgaaaaataattttgaattctgTGAAGCTCATATACCTTTTTTCAATAG aggtcCAATTACACATTTGGAATACAAAACTAGTTTTGGCCAGCTTGAAGTATTTCGAGAGAAAAGCTTATTGATCTGGATTATTG GCCAGAAGTTCCCAAAATCAATGGAAATTAGTCTTTCTGGAACTGTAACTTTTGGAGCCAAGAGCCATGAGAAGCAGCCATTTGACCCAATTTGTATTGGAGAAACAGCATATTTAAAG CTTCACTTTAGGATCTTGGATTACACACTTACTGGGTGTTATGCAGATCAGCATTCGGTTCAAGTTTTTGCGTCAGGAAAACCAAAAATAAGTGCAT